One Mauremys reevesii isolate NIE-2019 linkage group 27, ASM1616193v1, whole genome shotgun sequence genomic region harbors:
- the LOC120392247 gene encoding melanoregulin-like, translating to MDVWHQICCCSCAQEEPENNPLLSEMLRYFDQLGKRKRAQATNLWNEPADDTHMEHDDDRELYNLLQKRARLRRGSEGYRRLSFDISAHRQIRREVKDRWRQILEVLGFSAEADSLLDITSTASYSSLRQPLQARQLLTALAEQTSLFDRHCSLPERYLFVLDRLLILDASDDFLSAARRYYPLEAEEGPPSEEEPPSQEAVLVTLSPAPQGAEEEMAAVMDEESLLVKLIE from the exons ATGGATGTTTGGCACCaaatctgctgctgctcctgtgcaCAAGAAGAGCCAGAGAACAATCCACTCCTCAG TGAGATGCTCCGGTACTTCGATCAGCTGGGGAAACGCAAACGGGCCCAGGCCACCAACCTGTGGAACGAGCCCGCGGACGATACCCACATGGAGCACGACGACGACCGCGAGCTCTACAACCTGCTGCAGAAACGGGCCAGGCTGCGCCGGGGCTCGGAG GGCTACCGACGCCTGAGCTTTGACATCAGCGCCCACCGCCAGATCCGCCGCGAGGTGAAGGACCGATGGAGGCAGATCCTAGAGGTCCTGG GGTTCAGCGCCGAGGCAGACAGCTTGCTCGACATCACCTCCACGGCCTCCTACAGCTCCCTGCGCCAGCCCCTGCAGGCCCGCCAGCTCCTCACCGCCCTGGCCGAGCAGACCAGCCTCTTCGACCGCCACTGCAGCCTCCCCGAGCGATACCTCTTCGTCctg gacCGGCTGCTCATCCTGGACGCCAGCGATGACTTCCTCTCCGCCGCCCGGCGCTACTACCCCCTGGAGGCCGAGGAGGGGCCCCCCAGCGAGGAGGagccccccagccaggaggcCGTGCTGGTGACGCTGAGCCCAGCGCCCCAAGGCGCGGAAGAGGAGATGGCTGCAGTGATGGATGAAGAGTCCTTGTTGGTCAAGCTGATCGAGTGA